One part of the Xiphophorus maculatus strain JP 163 A chromosome 1, X_maculatus-5.0-male, whole genome shotgun sequence genome encodes these proteins:
- the mitf gene encoding microphthalmia-associated transcription factor isoform X4, with protein MLEMLGYQPYEVQTHLENPTKYHIQRSQQQQVKRYLGKLGSQALSLPCPNQSSDHGGMPPGLGNSAPNSPMALLTLNSNCEKEMDDVIDDIISLESSYSDEILGLMDPGLQMANTIPVSANLMDMYGNQGMPQQGLPISNSCPANLSNIKREYSVSQSPSIMHMLDKSGSCGKFDTYQRPEGFPVEVEVRALAKERQKKDNHNLIERRRRFNINDRIKELGTLIPKSNDPDMRWNKGTILKASVDYIRKLQREQQRAKELENRQKKLEHANRHLMLRIQELEMQARAHGLAITSSALCSAEVGVRPIKQEPALEDCQQDLYTLHPHHQHHPACTPEQPSTLELTEGHSNFPDGHYGSVHGKAGSKLNDILMEDNLSPVRGGDPLLSSVSPDTSKDSSRKSSVSMDENEEGC; from the exons GTTCAGACTCATTTGGAAAATCCAACCAAGTACCACATCCAGCGctcgcagcagcagcaggtgaagcGGTACCTGGGAAAGCTTGGTTCCCAGGCGTTGAGCTTGCCCTGCCCCAACCAGTCCTCTGACCACGGGGGCATGCCGCCAGGGCTGGGCAACAGCGCCCCCAACAGCCCTATGGCCTTACTGACCCTCAACTCTAACTGCGAGAAAGAG ATGGATGATGTCATTGACGACATTATTAGTCTGGAGTCCAGTTACAGTGATGAGATCCTCGGCTTGATGGATCCTGGACTGCAAATGGCAAACACG ATCCCTGTATCTGCTAACCTCATGGACATGTACGGTAATCAGGGCATGCCTCAGCAGGGCCTGCCCATCAGTAACTCCTGCCCTGCCAATCTTTCCAACATCAAAAGGGAATACTCAG TGTCTCAATCCCCATCCATCATGCACATGCTGGACAAGTCTGGATCCTGTGGAAAATTTGACACCTATCAAAGGCCAGAAGGATTTCCTGTGG AAGTTGAGGTAAGAGCCCTCGCAAAAGAAAGGCAGAAGAAAGACAACCATAATTTGA TTGAAAGAAGACGTCGGTTTAACATCAATGATCGTATCAAGGAGTTGGGGACTTTGATTCCAAAATCCAATGACCC aGACATGCGCTGGAACAAAGGCACCATCCTGAAGGCATCAGTGGATTACATCCGAAAGCTGCAgcgtgaacagcagagggccaAGGAGCTGGAGAATCGCCAGAAAAAACTTGAGCACGCCAACCGACATTTGATGCTCAGAATACAG GAGTTGGAGATGCAGGCTCGGGCTCACGGTCTGGCCATCACATCCTCAGCACTCTGCTCTGCCGAAGTTGGGGTGCGGCCCATTAAGCAGGAGCCCGCTCTGGAGGACTGTCAACAAGACCTGTACACACTCCACCCTCATCACCAACACCACCCCGCCTGCACTCCAGAGCAACCCAGCACGCTGGAGCTGACCGAAGGTCACTCCAACTTCCCGGATGGCCACTACGGCAGTGTTCACGGCAAAGCAGGATCCAAACTCAATGACATCCTCATGGAAGACAACTTATCACCTGTCAGAGGTGGGGACCCTTTGCTCTCTTCCGTCTCCCCAGACACTTCAAAAGACAGCAGTCGCAAGAGCAGCGTCAGCATGGATGAGAATGAAGAAGGCTGTTAG
- the LOC102217168 gene encoding uncharacterized protein LOC102217168, translating into MNSSNTSCSERTEFNLVQVSGTWTRHTGQCQDKEGKLSDAKIYENKSDQGVSWTVVSPIVFTYRVIQCKDLLDPRNDTLLWGHIEDEELKGTTSNSKPVKRFIVIDKTVHELYGSKVSQYFDAKGVIYKILPLPTTEESKNMELVTKILEEVHQFGIDRRSEPIIALGGGVCLDVVGLAASLYRRRTPYIRVPTTLLSYIDASVGAKTGVNFGGGKNKLGSYVPPVATFLDSSFFQTLPLRQISNGLAEMLKMALMKHRGLFELLEVNGRKMLHAKLQPSETCGGSEQEDGAAASMRIAIETMLEELAPNLWEDDLDRLVDFGHIISPELEMRVLPALLHGEAVSIDMSFMVYVAHQKGLLTTQEKSRIIQCMLGLELPVWHQECSLVLVQKSFRERLRHSAGSLRMPLPTGLGRAEIFHDMIEDDVIYQAFQKWTEELSTFGSNQINYY; encoded by the exons CTACGAGAACAAATCTGACCAAGGAGTTTCCTGGACGGTGGTGAGCCCCATTGTTTTCACTTACAGAGTCATTCAGTGTAAAGATCTACTGGATCCCAGGAATGACACTTTGCTCTGGGGACACATAGAAGACGAAGAACTTAAAGGCACCACGAGTAACTCCAAACCTGTGAAACGCTTTATTGTCATTGATAAAACTGTACATGAATTGTACGGCTCTAAGGTTTCTCAATACTTTGATGCCAAAGGAGTCATTTACAAGATTCTTCCTCTGCCCACCACTGAGGAGAGTAAGAACATGGAGTTAGTGACCAAGATCCTGGAGGAAGTTCACCAGTTTGGGATTGACAGACGTTCGGAGCCAATCATCGCGCTTGGAGGAGGAGTCTGTTTGGACGTGGTTGGTCTGGCAGCGTCACTTTACCGACGAAGGACGCCGTATATTAGGGTGCCGACGACTCTGCTGTCGTACATTGATGCCAGCGTAGGGGCAAAAACAGGGGTCAACTTtggtggggggaaaaacaaGCTGGGAAGCTACGTTCCACCAGTGGCGACATTTTTAGACAGCTCGTTCTTCCAAACTCTGCCTCTACGGCAGATCTCCAATGGACTTGCAGAGATGCTAAAG ATGGCCCTGATGAAGCACCGGGGCCTATTTGAGCTGCTCGAGGTGAACGGCAGAAAAATGCTGCATGCCAAGCTGCAGCCCTCTGAGACCTGCGGTGGCTCTGAACAGGAAGACGGTGCTGCAGCATCCATGCGCATTGCCATAGAAACAATGCTGGAGGAACTGGCTCCAAATTTGTGGGAGGATGATCTGGATCGGCTGGTGGATTTTGGGCACATTATCAGCCCTGAGCTAGAAATG AGGGTTTTGCCAGCACTGCTTCATGGGGAGGCAGTCAGCATTGATATGTCCTTTATGGTGTATGTGGCTCATCAAAAGGGGCTTCTGACAACGCAGGAGAAGAGCCGCATTATTCAGTGTATGCTGGGTCTGGAGCTACCTGTGTGGCACCAGGAATGCTCCTTGGTCCTGGTGCAGAAATCTTTCAGGGAGCGTCTGAGGCACTCAGCTGGCTCCCTGAGGATGCCTCTACCAACAGGGCTTGGAAGAGCAG aAATCTTCCATGACATGATAGAAGACGATGTCATATATCAAGCCTTTCAGAAGTGGACTGAAGAACTTTCTACCTTTGGTAGTAACCAGATAaactattattaa